In a genomic window of Candidatus Bathyarchaeota archaeon:
- the rplM gene encoding 50S ribosomal protein L13, with product MSQTTTSKPAKSPKVTLVNAEGLIVGRMGSKVAKLLLNGQEVIILNAEKAVFSGKRKSKIAEAHLFLEVGAPERGPFHYRRPDRLLRKTLRGMLPFKQPKGISAYKRLKVYMGIPQEFTVKEMITFTDASSADLKGPHFTLGELATEIGWRNRME from the coding sequence ATGTCACAAACTACAACCAGCAAACCAGCAAAATCACCTAAAGTCACCTTAGTGAACGCTGAAGGCTTAATCGTCGGTAGAATGGGCAGTAAAGTCGCTAAACTTCTCCTCAACGGTCAAGAAGTCATCATACTCAACGCAGAAAAGGCTGTCTTTAGCGGTAAACGCAAAAGCAAAATCGCCGAAGCTCACCTATTCCTCGAAGTCGGCGCACCCGAACGCGGACCCTTCCATTACCGCCGACCTGACCGCCTTCTACGCAAAACTCTCCGTGGCATGTTGCCCTTCAAACAGCCCAAAGGCATAAGCGCATACAAACGCCTAAAAGTCTACATGGGCATACCCCAAGAATTCACCGTCAAAGAAATGATTACATTCACAGATGCTTCATCCGCCGACCTTAAGGGTCCACATTTCACCTTAGGCGAATTAGCAACCGAAATCGGATGGAGAAACAGGATGGAATAA
- a CDS encoding 30S ribosomal protein S9 produces MPTKKVLVVSGKRKTATARAIIKPGVGKVRINLTPVEIYEPAIAKEKIMEPLLQAGGEVWQQVDMDIKTQGGGYMGQAEAARMAIANGLLKWTKSSHLRTVFSEYDRTMIAGDSRTKETKKVGGAGARSKEQKSYR; encoded by the coding sequence ATGCCAACAAAAAAAGTTTTAGTTGTTAGTGGAAAACGCAAAACCGCAACCGCCCGCGCCATCATAAAACCCGGCGTCGGCAAAGTCAGAATCAACCTGACCCCCGTCGAAATTTATGAACCCGCCATCGCCAAAGAAAAAATCATGGAGCCTCTATTGCAGGCAGGCGGCGAAGTATGGCAACAAGTCGACATGGACATCAAAACCCAAGGCGGAGGCTACATGGGTCAAGCTGAAGCAGCCCGCATGGCCATAGCTAACGGACTCCTAAAATGGACTAAGAGCAGTCACCTACGCACCGTTTTCAGCGAATACGACCGCACTATGATTGCAGGCGACAGCCGAACTAAAGAAACCAAGAAAGTCGGCGGCGCAGGCGCACGTAGTAAAGAACAGAAGAGCTATCGGTAG
- a CDS encoding DNA-directed RNA polymerase subunit N — MIIPVRCFTCGKLVGDKWDEFTRRIKTGENASDVLDSLGLKRYCCRRMLLSNVEIIDEVLRFYEESEKRKEARNFY, encoded by the coding sequence ATGATTATCCCCGTCAGATGCTTCACTTGCGGCAAACTCGTCGGCGACAAATGGGACGAGTTTACCCGACGCATCAAGACAGGCGAAAACGCCAGCGATGTCCTTGACAGCCTCGGATTAAAACGATACTGTTGCAGACGCATGTTGCTCTCTAACGTGGAAATCATCGACGAAGTTCTGCGCTTCTACGAAGAATCTGAAAAACGCAAAGAAGCCCGCAACTTCTACTAA
- a CDS encoding PKD domain-containing protein produces the protein MNKLPIAATALFLLILLPSTVASAAQLAYPSASWNYAPLTPRVGDPVTFDASDSLAYWAIVDFDWDFADGTTDSGAVVTHVFTQPGEYWVGITVTDNRGYSGTSQMLVTVADQTPVTVYLSLSSERVYIGEDVTLSGNLTYNGDGVPRETIIFSTKTYADSAGWVDIGTTQTDASGVYKFNWHTQEPKGYRVRAMWAGNSTYTQSSISRVLYVISYGDLITGFQSNSTITGLNFNMTTRQLKFNAAGPGGTSGYVNITLQKSSLVNPENLTVLLDNQPLQYSLESAGQTWNLHFVYTHSTHDVLVDFTGASSQQISPHSSDQEAPQISGSLSIVTLVIISGVLVAGLILGLLIYLKKNH, from the coding sequence ATGAACAAACTGCCCATTGCTGCAACAGCCCTCTTCCTCCTAATTCTGTTACCCTCGACTGTAGCTTCCGCGGCACAGCTTGCTTATCCAAGCGCCTCATGGAACTATGCACCCCTCACCCCAAGAGTCGGCGACCCCGTTACCTTCGATGCATCCGACTCACTCGCATATTGGGCGATAGTGGATTTTGACTGGGACTTCGCGGATGGCACCACCGACAGCGGCGCCGTCGTCACGCATGTTTTTACTCAACCCGGAGAATACTGGGTAGGTATAACGGTAACCGATAACCGCGGCTACAGCGGCACCAGCCAAATGTTAGTAACCGTGGCTGATCAAACCCCCGTAACAGTTTATCTTTCGTTGAGCAGTGAACGAGTTTACATCGGGGAAGACGTTACCTTAAGCGGAAACCTAACTTACAACGGTGACGGTGTGCCCCGCGAAACCATTATTTTTTCAACTAAGACTTATGCTGACTCTGCGGGGTGGGTTGACATAGGAACCACCCAAACTGACGCGTCAGGCGTGTACAAGTTTAACTGGCATACTCAGGAGCCGAAGGGTTATCGGGTCCGCGCCATGTGGGCAGGCAACTCCACTTACACTCAAAGCAGCATCAGTCGTGTCCTCTATGTCATATCCTATGGTGACCTCATAACCGGCTTCCAATCCAACTCTACCATCACTGGATTAAACTTCAACATGACCACCCGCCAATTAAAATTCAATGCAGCAGGCCCCGGCGGCACAAGTGGCTACGTCAACATAACCCTCCAAAAAAGCTCCTTGGTTAATCCCGAAAACCTCACTGTACTCCTCGACAACCAACCCCTACAGTACAGTTTAGAATCCGCCGGTCAAACTTGGAACCTGCATTTCGTCTATACCCATAGCACCCATGATGTGCTCGTCGACTTCACAGGCGCATCCTCACAACAAATTAGTCCACATTCATCTGACCAAGAGGCACCTCAAATATCTGGGTCTTTGTCTATTGTAACTTTGGTCATTATCTCTGGAGTGTTGGTGGCGGGTTTGATTTTAGGATTATTGATTTACCTAAAGAAGAATCATTGA
- a CDS encoding right-handed parallel beta-helix repeat-containing protein translates to MSFAQTNVPTSPSIKSTPITVNVTINNDGTVEPSTAPIAKTGNYYYLLSPIVGAISVYKSNIVFDGSQYELTFSGYPKFGFQMVDVFNVTVKNLTISGNFLGPNHGIMLLNASNCMVVNNTVRNIGSIYGLNGVAFEGLYVSGGGSNDISGNVFENNTCAMVFRQTTLNRIYLNTINDEYTPWSVYSTAVFFNEASNNTIYHNNIKNHIGEFISHAATTHSINIWDLGFPSGGNYWGDYYTRYPDAAEIDEWGIANIPYLIDSANIDHYPLTEPYTSATYLLQTTPPNLSLESPRDQAYNTSTVELTFSVDKATNWTGYSLDNQPIVTIFGNTTLANVTNGIHAFILYANDSYGNLGTSSVNFTVALADAEKEQPSVWSLVAVGVVVGVAVVLGLIVYAKKRRQ, encoded by the coding sequence TTGTCTTTTGCGCAAACGAACGTTCCAACATCCCCCTCAATAAAATCTACTCCGATAACTGTTAATGTCACTATAAACAATGACGGCACCGTAGAACCCTCCACTGCACCTATCGCAAAAACCGGGAACTATTACTATCTGTTATCCCCAATTGTCGGCGCCATCTCTGTATACAAGAGCAATATCGTGTTTGACGGTTCTCAATACGAATTAACCTTTAGTGGTTATCCTAAATTTGGTTTCCAAATGGTTGATGTATTTAATGTGACAGTCAAGAACTTGACGATATCTGGCAACTTCTTGGGCCCTAACCACGGCATTATGTTACTTAATGCATCCAATTGCATGGTTGTTAATAATACCGTAAGAAACATTGGCAGTATCTATGGATTGAACGGTGTAGCTTTTGAGGGGTTATATGTTAGCGGCGGTGGCTCAAACGATATATCTGGCAACGTTTTTGAGAACAACACTTGCGCCATGGTGTTTCGTCAAACCACGCTGAACCGTATCTATCTAAACACTATTAATGACGAATATACTCCATGGAGCGTTTATAGTACCGCCGTTTTTTTCAATGAAGCCTCAAACAACACCATTTACCACAACAACATAAAAAACCACATAGGCGAGTTTATCTCTCATGCTGCCACCACACATTCCATCAACATCTGGGACCTCGGGTTTCCTTCAGGCGGTAACTACTGGGGCGATTATTATACCCGCTACCCCGATGCTGCCGAAATCGACGAATGGGGCATAGCCAACATTCCTTACCTTATAGACTCCGCCAATATTGACCACTATCCCCTAACCGAGCCCTACACTTCCGCCACTTATTTATTACAGACAACCCCCCCGAATTTGTCTCTTGAATCTCCAAGAGACCAAGCCTACAACACCTCAACCGTCGAATTGACGTTTTCTGTTGATAAAGCTACTAACTGGACTGGCTACAGCTTAGACAACCAGCCTATAGTCACCATTTTTGGAAACACTACCCTAGCTAATGTAACCAACGGCATCCACGCTTTCATCCTCTACGCAAATGATAGCTACGGCAACTTGGGTACTTCATCAGTTAACTTCACAGTTGCATTGGCCGACGCTGAAAAAGAGCAACCTTCAGTTTGGTCCTTGGTCGCTGTTGGTGTAGTGGTTGGGGTAGCCGTTGTTTTGGGTTTGATTGTTTACGCTAAGAAACGTCGCCAATAA
- a CDS encoding endonuclease domain-containing protein, whose translation MSYKANMHPKVSQAELAVFQSLSMAGLTGGMVTQKPIILKSTIPDFCWIEKRKIVYLDGNPVHNKDKQIAKDSEIDDLLELQGWDVLRIPYDPPLTEKGLEKIMASIKVFLNVDEEDIP comes from the coding sequence TTGAGTTACAAAGCAAACATGCACCCCAAAGTCAGCCAAGCTGAACTCGCCGTTTTTCAATCTCTCAGCATGGCAGGATTAACCGGTGGCATGGTCACACAGAAGCCCATTATCCTAAAATCTACCATACCTGACTTCTGCTGGATAGAAAAACGCAAAATCGTCTACCTCGACGGCAACCCTGTCCACAACAAGGACAAACAAATCGCTAAAGATTCAGAAATCGATGATCTCTTGGAGCTGCAGGGCTGGGATGTTTTGCGTATTCCTTATGATCCGCCTTTGACTGAGAAGGGGCTTGAGAAGATCATGGCATCCATCAAAGTCTTCCTCAACGTTGACGAAGAAGACATCCCATAA
- a CDS encoding AAA family ATPase, whose product MIEKLPVEKLRNSCDVDFIHCDSTQSLIPSTEIIGQERAVRALKFGLGIKNHGFNMYVAGYPGTGRKTAVKQFVEAQAKTQPIPPDWCYVNNFTNSYEPKAIQLAAGKGKEFRDDMKNFIENIRTALPKAFESEDYEAKRETTLQGLENQRKRLVDELNAKARSEGFVIQTTPGGLMLVPILDGKPLSEEEMLALPQKTKDSLTEKREKLEKEFTNAMRTLLDMERQIHDTVKKLNKEVALYAIGHQVQSLIDKYQLAPDVNAYLKEVEKDILDNLSQFSRRGQQEQQLPFPLPWAKEEPFKKYAVNVVIDNSETTGAPVVVETNPTYHNLLGRTEKEAQFGALTTDFTMIRAGSIHKANGGYLIVPVEDLLRNPLSYDGLKRDIKESRLSIEEPEERYGFLSVKTLKPQPIPLTAKVILIGDPNIYQLLFTMDPDFQELFKIKAEFDTTMPRTDEKMLQYAQFVCGLCEREGLKHLNSGGLAKIVEYSSRIVEDQQKLSTKFSNIADIVRESNYYSDQENNQYITAEHVKKAIEEKIYRSKLIQEKVQEMISRGFFLIDTKDQTVGQVNGLSVMGLGDFAFGTPSRVTVSIGLGREGIIDIEREAKMGGPIHTKGVLILSGYLNDKYARDKPLSLSARLVFEQNYEGVEGDSASSTELYAILSALSGLPIKQNIAVTGSVNQKGEVQAIGGVNEKIEGFFEVCKVKGLTGEQGVMIPESNVQNLMLKEEVLDAVREGKFSICSVKTIDEGIEVLTGAKAGQRNADGSYEEGTVNFLVEKQLGLMADRLKEYPAMEFKPKKDQA is encoded by the coding sequence TTGATTGAAAAACTGCCAGTTGAAAAACTGCGAAATTCCTGTGACGTTGACTTTATACATTGTGATTCAACCCAAAGCTTGATTCCGTCAACTGAAATTATTGGTCAGGAAAGAGCCGTTCGCGCCTTAAAGTTTGGGTTAGGCATAAAAAACCATGGCTTCAACATGTACGTGGCGGGTTATCCTGGGACAGGACGAAAAACCGCAGTTAAGCAGTTCGTGGAAGCCCAAGCCAAAACGCAGCCTATACCTCCAGACTGGTGCTACGTCAACAATTTCACAAACAGCTACGAACCCAAAGCTATCCAACTGGCAGCAGGCAAAGGAAAAGAATTCCGCGATGACATGAAAAACTTTATCGAAAACATCCGCACCGCCTTGCCTAAAGCTTTTGAAAGCGAAGATTACGAAGCCAAACGAGAAACCACCCTGCAGGGACTGGAAAATCAACGGAAACGTCTTGTGGATGAGTTAAATGCAAAGGCACGCAGCGAAGGCTTCGTGATACAGACCACTCCAGGGGGGTTGATGCTTGTTCCAATATTGGACGGCAAACCGCTAAGTGAAGAAGAGATGCTTGCGTTGCCCCAAAAAACCAAAGACAGCCTCACCGAGAAACGGGAAAAACTTGAAAAAGAATTCACCAATGCAATGCGTACTCTCCTTGATATGGAACGCCAAATCCATGACACGGTAAAGAAACTCAACAAAGAAGTCGCACTCTACGCCATAGGTCATCAAGTCCAAAGCCTCATCGATAAGTATCAATTAGCCCCCGATGTAAACGCCTACTTGAAAGAAGTAGAGAAAGATATTCTGGACAATCTTTCGCAGTTTAGTCGGCGGGGGCAACAGGAGCAGCAGTTACCGTTTCCGTTGCCTTGGGCAAAAGAGGAGCCCTTCAAGAAATATGCGGTTAATGTCGTCATTGACAATTCCGAGACTACGGGGGCACCTGTAGTCGTAGAAACTAACCCCACATATCATAACCTTTTGGGCAGAACCGAAAAGGAAGCTCAATTCGGCGCCCTCACCACAGACTTCACCATGATTAGGGCGGGCTCCATCCACAAAGCTAACGGCGGCTACCTCATTGTACCCGTTGAGGACCTTCTCCGTAACCCCCTCTCTTATGACGGTTTGAAACGTGACATCAAAGAAAGCAGACTCTCCATCGAAGAACCCGAAGAACGCTACGGGTTTTTAAGCGTCAAAACCCTCAAACCCCAACCCATACCTTTAACCGCCAAAGTCATCCTCATCGGCGACCCCAACATCTACCAACTCCTCTTCACCATGGACCCCGACTTCCAAGAACTCTTCAAAATCAAAGCAGAATTTGACACCACCATGCCCCGAACCGACGAAAAAATGCTCCAATACGCCCAGTTTGTCTGTGGCCTATGTGAACGCGAGGGACTAAAACATCTCAACAGTGGCGGCTTAGCAAAAATCGTTGAATACAGCAGCCGCATCGTAGAAGACCAACAGAAACTCTCAACAAAATTCAGTAACATCGCCGACATCGTCCGCGAATCCAACTATTACTCAGACCAAGAAAACAACCAATACATAACCGCTGAACACGTCAAAAAAGCCATCGAAGAAAAGATTTATCGCTCCAAACTAATCCAAGAAAAAGTGCAAGAGATGATAAGCCGCGGCTTCTTCCTTATCGACACTAAAGACCAAACCGTGGGGCAAGTCAACGGCTTATCGGTTATGGGCTTAGGCGACTTCGCCTTCGGGACACCCAGCCGCGTCACTGTTAGCATTGGGCTTGGACGCGAAGGAATCATTGACATTGAGCGGGAAGCAAAAATGGGCGGTCCCATCCACACCAAAGGCGTGCTTATCCTCAGTGGCTACTTAAACGACAAATACGCCCGTGACAAACCGCTTAGCCTCTCTGCAAGGTTGGTTTTTGAGCAGAACTACGAAGGCGTGGAAGGTGACAGCGCATCCAGCACCGAACTCTACGCCATCCTCTCCGCCCTTAGTGGTTTACCGATTAAGCAAAACATAGCGGTCACGGGTTCGGTGAATCAGAAAGGCGAAGTGCAGGCGATTGGGGGCGTTAACGAAAAAATCGAGGGGTTCTTTGAAGTCTGCAAGGTTAAAGGCTTGACGGGTGAGCAGGGCGTGATGATTCCTGAGAGCAACGTGCAGAACTTGATGCTAAAAGAAGAGGTTCTTGACGCGGTGAGGGAGGGCAAGTTTAGCATCTGCTCGGTTAAAACCATCGATGAAGGTATTGAAGTGCTCACTGGAGCTAAGGCGGGTCAACGTAACGCGGACGGCTCATATGAGGAGGGCACGGTGAACTTTTTGGTTGAAAAACAACTTGGTTTGATGGCGGATAGACTTAAAGAGTATCCCGCAATGGAGTTTAAACCCAAAAAGGACCAAGCCTAA
- a CDS encoding gamma-glutamyl-gamma-aminobutyrate hydrolase family protein (Members of this family of hydrolases with an active site Cys residue belong to MEROPS family C26.), with the protein MILVVDMNSKPDSLSYNEFVSPVTSVAENFEACEVKHFTEVDPTRLNGYSKIILCGTTLKDNETLRQPEKFSWIKKCTQPVLGICAGIQTICLVYGETLSRCLQVGMTEITTTKENPLFEGTFNAYALHNFSVEAPSAFEVLARSQNCVESLKHKEKPIYGVMFHPEVRNLEILQRFLKLT; encoded by the coding sequence ATGATTCTGGTTGTCGACATGAACTCGAAACCAGACTCGTTGTCTTATAACGAGTTTGTCTCACCAGTTACCTCAGTTGCAGAAAACTTTGAGGCTTGCGAGGTCAAGCACTTCACCGAAGTTGACCCCACACGATTGAACGGGTATAGCAAAATCATCCTTTGCGGCACCACCTTAAAAGACAACGAAACATTGCGGCAACCCGAAAAATTCAGTTGGATAAAGAAGTGCACTCAACCAGTGCTGGGCATATGCGCGGGCATCCAAACCATCTGCTTGGTTTATGGCGAAACCCTAAGTCGATGTTTACAGGTCGGCATGACCGAAATCACCACCACAAAAGAGAACCCGCTCTTTGAAGGCACCTTTAACGCATATGCACTCCACAACTTCTCCGTCGAAGCCCCCAGCGCCTTTGAAGTTTTAGCCCGCTCCCAAAATTGCGTGGAATCCCTCAAACACAAAGAAAAACCAATCTACGGGGTAATGTTTCATCCCGAAGTGCGAAACCTCGAAATCCTCCAAAGATTTCTCAAACTAACCTGA
- a CDS encoding diphthine--ammonia ligase, giving the protein MKLGVLFSGGKDSTLALHLANEKEQVACLITMASKNRESYMFHTPNIDRTALQADALGLPLVRVETAGQKEEELVDLENAILEAKDRFGIEGVVTGAVESVYQASRVQRICNRLDLWSFNPLWKHNQKKLLQTLVQGGFVVVISGVFAYPLDAAWLGKRIDNAVIERLVDLQGKYGISPSGEGGEIETTVLDAPLFKQKIEITDSAIDWRGDCGVFQIKQARLMPK; this is encoded by the coding sequence ATGAAGCTTGGTGTGTTGTTTTCAGGCGGCAAGGATTCTACACTTGCCCTGCATTTGGCAAACGAAAAAGAGCAGGTAGCCTGCCTCATCACTATGGCTTCCAAAAACCGTGAAAGCTACATGTTCCACACCCCCAACATCGACAGGACCGCTTTGCAGGCGGATGCGTTGGGGCTGCCGTTGGTTCGGGTGGAAACCGCGGGGCAAAAGGAAGAGGAACTCGTCGACTTAGAAAACGCAATCCTTGAGGCTAAAGACCGCTTCGGCATAGAAGGCGTCGTCACGGGAGCAGTAGAATCCGTCTATCAGGCTTCCCGCGTACAGCGCATCTGCAACCGACTTGACCTCTGGAGCTTCAACCCGCTATGGAAACATAACCAAAAAAAGCTTCTACAAACGCTTGTACAGGGCGGATTTGTAGTGGTTATTTCGGGGGTTTTTGCTTATCCGCTAGATGCAGCGTGGCTGGGCAAACGCATCGACAACGCAGTGATTGAGCGGCTTGTGGACCTTCAGGGCAAATACGGGATTAGCCCGTCGGGGGAGGGCGGCGAAATTGAAACCACAGTGCTTGATGCCCCCTTGTTTAAGCAAAAAATCGAAATCACAGACTCAGCAATTGATTGGAGAGGCGACTGCGGCGTTTTTCAAATTAAGCAGGCGAGGCTGATGCCCAAATGA
- a CDS encoding ACT domain-containing protein, with the protein MKVLLNDGLEKEGLNLFQEAGIETDTKKRDLSSLIAEIGNFDALVVRSATKVTREVIEAGAKGKLKIIGRAGVGFDNIDVAAASEYGVVVKIAPFGSTNAVAELAICLMLAISRNTPQAHHSLKNGVWIKKKLEGRELNGKMLGLIGCGRIGQKVAQIAKLGFNMEVVGFDIKPCPESGIKFLASKEDVLKAADYISVHTGGKDIIIGAKELAIMKPTAYIINTSRGNNIDQQALYNALKEGKIAGYATDVYKEEPKAENDPFVDKLKELDNVILSSHLGASTVEAQQETATEMARVLSSYLLGGDFTNAVNAGESIEVEEKEIFTLFVHHKDVPGVFANIDKVLADSNINIRANYSRQINSGYAISVYVLHQAVTPEIAANLKAVPNVCNVKF; encoded by the coding sequence ATGAAAGTCCTCTTAAACGATGGTTTAGAAAAAGAAGGGTTAAACCTCTTCCAAGAAGCAGGCATAGAAACTGACACTAAAAAACGTGATTTATCCAGCCTCATCGCGGAAATCGGAAACTTTGACGCGCTAGTAGTTCGCAGCGCCACCAAAGTCACCCGCGAAGTCATCGAGGCAGGCGCCAAAGGAAAACTCAAAATCATCGGACGCGCAGGCGTTGGATTTGACAACATTGATGTTGCCGCCGCCTCTGAATATGGCGTCGTCGTAAAAATCGCTCCGTTTGGCAGCACGAACGCCGTTGCAGAGTTAGCAATATGCTTAATGCTTGCCATCTCCCGAAACACCCCCCAAGCCCACCACTCACTCAAAAATGGAGTTTGGATAAAAAAGAAACTTGAAGGCAGAGAACTCAACGGAAAAATGTTAGGCTTAATCGGCTGCGGTAGAATCGGCCAAAAAGTAGCCCAAATCGCAAAACTTGGCTTTAACATGGAAGTCGTGGGCTTTGACATTAAACCCTGCCCAGAAAGCGGCATCAAATTCCTCGCCTCAAAAGAAGACGTGCTTAAAGCTGCGGATTACATCAGCGTTCACACGGGCGGCAAAGACATAATCATCGGCGCCAAAGAACTCGCCATCATGAAACCCACCGCTTACATCATCAACACCAGCAGAGGCAACAACATCGACCAACAAGCACTATACAATGCCCTCAAAGAAGGCAAAATCGCCGGTTACGCCACCGACGTCTACAAAGAAGAACCCAAAGCCGAAAACGACCCCTTCGTAGATAAACTCAAAGAACTCGACAACGTCATCCTAAGCAGCCACCTCGGCGCATCCACCGTAGAAGCACAACAAGAAACCGCAACCGAAATGGCACGCGTTCTAAGCAGCTATCTCTTAGGCGGCGACTTCACCAACGCAGTCAACGCAGGCGAATCCATCGAAGTTGAAGAAAAAGAAATCTTTACGCTTTTCGTTCACCATAAAGACGTGCCTGGAGTATTCGCCAACATCGATAAGGTGCTTGCCGACAGCAACATCAACATCCGCGCCAACTACAGCCGCCAAATCAACAGCGGCTACGCCATATCCGTCTATGTGCTGCATCAAGCCGTAACGCCAGAAATTGCGGCGAACCTAAAGGCAGTCCCCAACGTCTGCAACGTCAAATTCTAA
- a CDS encoding serine hydroxymethyltransferase, whose protein sequence is MNDLPQIITDLIDASKKHEIYRDKECINMIASEGIKSPAVCQMLDMSHDLATRYAEGDNDAEGHVKKRYYQGQKYMSQIEDLATDAVKSLFCASWADVRLISGTHANTATFKGLSLASKNNKMVVTPLSCGAHISHDYTGLAGSILGIDNINHVYDINEFNIDPDKSAYVIRAAKPGIVTFGGSLFLFPHPVKELKAVCDEVGAYVAYDAAHVLGLIAGGQFQDPLREGADFITASTHKTFPGPQGGVIMGNPNTPAKEKAVRKIQYAVFPLSASSTHLGRLPALGIACLEMKVFGQQLAAQIVKNAQIAGQYLYENGVKVVAEHKGFTRSHQIALDVRGFGGGNKIAQDLEDANIIINKNLLPYDDQSTKENPSGLRVGFQDVTRHGMGEGDIKHLCDLMIDVIKGKRTPAQVKVDVLALKKEFSQVKYGFQSVEEALNYAKKA, encoded by the coding sequence ATGAATGACTTGCCCCAAATAATCACCGACTTAATCGACGCATCCAAAAAACATGAAATCTACCGCGACAAAGAATGCATAAACATGATTGCAAGCGAAGGCATCAAAAGCCCCGCGGTTTGCCAAATGCTTGACATGTCCCATGACCTTGCCACGCGGTACGCTGAAGGCGACAACGACGCCGAAGGACACGTTAAAAAGCGGTATTATCAGGGCCAAAAATACATGAGCCAAATAGAGGACCTCGCAACTGACGCGGTCAAGAGCCTCTTTTGCGCCAGTTGGGCAGATGTCCGCTTAATTTCAGGCACCCACGCCAACACTGCCACCTTCAAAGGCTTATCGTTGGCATCTAAAAACAACAAAATGGTTGTCACACCTCTAAGCTGTGGGGCGCACATAAGCCATGACTACACGGGCTTAGCCGGAAGCATTCTAGGCATTGACAACATCAACCATGTTTATGACATTAACGAATTCAACATTGATCCCGACAAATCCGCCTATGTCATCCGCGCCGCCAAACCCGGCATTGTCACCTTCGGCGGTAGTCTCTTCCTCTTTCCGCACCCAGTAAAAGAACTCAAGGCAGTCTGTGACGAAGTCGGCGCATATGTCGCCTACGATGCTGCACACGTGTTGGGTTTGATTGCAGGCGGCCAATTCCAAGACCCGCTACGGGAAGGTGCAGACTTCATCACCGCTTCCACTCACAAGACTTTTCCAGGTCCGCAGGGCGGCGTCATCATGGGCAACCCCAACACCCCCGCAAAAGAGAAGGCGGTTCGAAAAATCCAATACGCCGTATTCCCGCTGAGTGCCTCCAGCACGCACCTTGGCAGATTACCCGCGTTAGGTATCGCTTGCTTGGAAATGAAGGTTTTCGGTCAACAACTTGCCGCGCAAATTGTCAAAAATGCGCAGATCGCCGGTCAGTATCTCTATGAGAACGGCGTTAAAGTCGTAGCCGAACATAAAGGCTTCACCCGCAGCCACCAAATCGCACTTGACGTCCGAGGCTTTGGCGGCGGCAACAAAATCGCCCAAGACCTCGAAGACGCCAACATCATCATAAACAAAAACCTCCTCCCCTACGATGACCAGAGCACCAAAGAGAACCCCTCGGGCTTGCGTGTAGGCTTCCAAGATGTCACGCGGCATGGCATGGGCGAGGGCGACATCAAACACCTCTGCGACCTAATGATTGATGTCATCAAAGGCAAACGCACCCCCGCACAGGTGAAGGTGGATGTTTTGGCGCTCAAAAAAGAATTCAGCCAAGTAAAATACGGCTTCCAAAGCGTCGAAGAAGCCCTCAACTACGCCAAAAAGGCATAA